The region cggaaattttacatttttacagaaCCTGTGACTTTTTTGATGGTTATTGTACGAAATTACTGTGGAGAAATTCTCGCCACAATAACCGCATGTAAATGCCATTACTGGATTTTACTGATTAAACTAATCACTTTATTCAGCGTGCGTCCTTTACGGACTTTACTTCCTTCTTTAgggtttattttaaacacaaaCCTTTGAAGAAATTCCAATGTGTTTTGACAGTGCACTGGATATTCCATATTCAAGTTGAAGTAAGCCGCCATCAGTAGTTGTAACGACGTAGACAGACTCGCAGTTTCGCTAACAATCGTTTTTTCTACCAGCaagtaatatatattttcattatcTGTGGGCAAAAAACAAAATGGTTAAAACAGGAAATATAATAGGCTCCCAAATTTTATACCTCCtcctcaaataaaataatttatcgtATTACGTTAAGTGGCACTACTAGTGAGTAAGTGTACAAGTCTCGGGCAGCGCAGTTTTAAAAGGGTATAAGTTCCATGCAACACTTATGCCCCTTTTAAAACTAAGCTGCGCGACACTTGTACCCTTTTTCACTAGGGCCACAGGTTTATTCAATACATTTACGTTTTAACACTGTAtgtttcatattataaattatatgaaaCATACAGTGTGGTGCTTCGCAGGTAAGGCATTTTATcattgtaataataattaagtcTCACCTAAAAATACAATGTTAGGCGCAGCTATTTCGGGTAGCTCTGCAACTTGAACCCTGGTTAATGGTTTCtggaaaagaaaaagttaataagATTAGTAAATGGAACTACTATATTTAGAATGGAACCACATCCGGAAGAAAATGGATtatgaatgaaatatatatatatatatatatatagatacctCATGTGCTTGGTATATGAGTTTTATATCTTCATTGAAATAAGTTGCAACCATCTGTAGGTTACAATTCAAGTTATTGTCATTAACAGTGCAtgtcttattttttttcttcgtGATCAAAGTTTTCAACCGCTCATTCAATGCCGTCGTTTTATTTTGAAATGCATCCATACACTGGCCAGAATTCAAGGCACAAAGACGATCAAAATGCGAAATCATATATTTCTCCTCTAACAATACTGGCCATTCGTTAAGAATATGT is a window of Cydia amplana unplaced genomic scaffold, ilCydAmpl1.1 scaffold_40, whole genome shotgun sequence DNA encoding:
- the LOC134661990 gene encoding uncharacterized protein LOC134661990 isoform X2 is translated as MDTLGSRKKSRVVKNLSAGCKEWQPSDPGNVDLETLDSKKDWLKSVSSIKERDESKVEFYMNETYAQQRIFLNSAPAVTHILNEWPVLLEEKYMISHFDRLCALNSGQCMDAFQNKTTALNERLKTLITKKKNKTCTVNDNNLNCNLQMVATYFNEDIKLIYQAHEKPLTRVQVAELPEIAAPNIVFLDNENIYYLLVEKTIVSETASLSTSLQLLMAAYFNLNMEYPVHCQNTLEFLQRFVFKINPKEGSKVRKGRTLNKVISLISKIQ